The Salvelinus fontinalis isolate EN_2023a chromosome 24, ASM2944872v1, whole genome shotgun sequence genome has a segment encoding these proteins:
- the LOC129821758 gene encoding interleukin-8-like, producing MKMSIRMSDSSIGVLLALLTITKGMTLSDLGSDLRCRCIQMERRRIGKLIDKVEMFPPSSHCKDTEIIATLKGSGREICLDVSAPFVKKIIEQILAKHKRNSHSPKTWNKRASKKP from the exons ATGAAGATGAGCATCAGAATGTCAGACAGCTCTATCGGTGTGCTCCTGGCCCTCCTGACCATCACCAAGG GGATGACTCTAAGTGACTTGGGGTCAGACTTACGTTGTCGCTGCATCCAGATGGAGAGGCGTCGGATTGGTAAACTCATCGACAAGGTAGAGATGTTCCCTCCCAGCTCTCACTGCAAAGACACAGAGATCAT AGCCACTCTGAAGGGGAGCGGTAGGGAGATTTGTTTGGACGTCAGCGCTCCCTTTGTCAAGAAGATCATTGAGCAGATACTGGCCAAGCACAAGAGAAACTCACACAGCCCAAAGACCTGGAATAAACGAGCCAG